The nucleotide window AAATGTATTGTTGAAAATTGGTGTAATCGGACTAGGTGATATTGCGCAAAAGGCGTATCTGCCTGTCTATAGTAAAATAAAAGATGTGGAATTTCATTTTTACACAAGAAATCAAGAGAAGCTGCGCTCTATTGGCAGCCAATACCGTTTTGATCATCTCCACAGTAGTCTCGAATCTTTGATTGAAAGCGGCATTAAGGGTGCATTTATTCATTCCTCAACTTCTACTCATGAGGAAATTGCCCATCAATTGTTACAACACAACATCCATGTGTTTGTGGATAAACCCATTACGGATCAGTACGAAGGGACAAAAAGACTTGTTGACCTGGCCGAGGAGAAGGGTCTTACTCTCATGACAGGTTTTAATAGAAGATATGCACCAACGTACATGAAACTGAAGGAAGTTAAAGACGCCAATATGGTGATTATCCAAAAGAATCGCAAAGGTCAGCCAGGGGAGCCGAGGACGTTTATTTATGACGACTTCATTCATGTGGTCGACACGATGAGGTATTTATTTCCGCATCCAATTGAGAATCTGATTGTAAATGGAAGAATGGAGGGCGATAAACTGTACCATGTTGTCGTTCAATTTATTTCAGGCGGGGCAACGGCCATCGGGATTATGAATAGAGATAATGGAACAAATGAGGAAATGGCTGAGGTCATGGGGCCATTAGAAAAAAGGACTGTTTCCAATGTATCGAAACTAGTCATTTCAAAAGACATGGAAGCGATTGAAGTTCGCAGCAGCGACTGGGAACCAACGCTTTTCAGACGAGGGTTTGAACAAATGATCACTGATTTCATTGGAGCCGTTGGAACAAACAATAAGCCTAGGTTTTCATCATTTGATGCCTTGGAAACGCATGAAATCTGTGAAAAGATTATCTCAAAGTTAACCAGGGTTGTGGAAGTCTAACACTTATTCTTATTTTAGGGGGACCTTTTCCCTTATAAAAATGTTTGCGTTTGCATATTGCATTTTTGAAGATTAGTGGTAATATTGAACTATAAATTAAATATCGATCACATGTTACTGATACGATCAGGCATGGTGGTAAAATGAATGGGTTTCAACGTCCATTTATTTGTACCTCCATGCCTTTTTTGTTGTTTATTACATCATTTGGGAACCATATACAAAAATGCAAAGGGGAATCGTTATGCGATTTAATTTTTTCAAAAAAGAAGCTGTTGATTTCTATACACCGGTGAACGGAAAGATTCTTTCTCTTGAGGAGGTTCCAGATCCTGTTTTCAGTCAAAAAATGATGGGTGATGGGATGGCAGTGTTGCCAACTAATGGAGATATTCTTTCTCCGGCAAAGGGAACCGTTATTCTAGTGGCGGCAACCAAGCATGCAATTGGTATTCATGCTGAGGATGGATCGGAAATTCTTATTCATGTTGGGCTAGAAACTGTAGAACTTGATGGAAAGGGCTTCAACGTTGCCGTTAAAGAAGGAGACAAAGTTTCCGCAGGACAACTCCTAATAGAAGTGGATTGGGAATATATTAGTACAAACGCTAAAAGTACAATCACACCGATTGTGATAACCAATAGTCAAGATGGTAAGAAGCAGTACGTTTTCACTGAGGAAAAGGAAGGCACTGCTGGTAAGACAGTTCTCTTTACAGCATCTGCAAAGTAATGGTGCTTTTTGTGAAGTGCTGCATCTCTTTTGCAGCGCCTCACTTTTATAAAAATTTGCCTTTAAGGAGGTGATGGACCAAATAGTAGGACTGTTTTAGGCTGCTATTCGTCATATTTTTCGCTGTAATTATTTATCTCATTTGTAGTATTTTTGACGGCTAGTGGTTAGCAAAAAAATTTAGTAGGGGGAAAAAAATGAAGAAGTATTTTCAAAAACTTGGTAGCTCGTTAATGTTACCGGTTGCCATATTACCTGCTGCCGCTCTCTTATTGGGTATTGGGTATTGGATTGATCCAACAGGCTGGGGCGCCGATAGTCCGTTAGCTGCCTTCTTAATCAAAGCTGGGGGCTCGATAATCGACAATATTCCGATTCTTTTTGCGGTTGGTGTGGCACTGGGAATGGCCAAAGAAAAGGATGGTTCAGCCGCACTCAGTGGTTTGGTTGCCTATCTAGTCGTAACAACCTTGCTTTCAACTGGGTCGGTTGCATTGCTGGAGGGAATTGATGCAGCAAAGGTTGACCCAGCGTTTGCAAAAATCGGAAATGCCTTCATCGGTATTCTTTCAGGTATTGTTGCTTCCATGATGTACAATCGCTTCAGTCATGTAAAACTGCCAGACGCATTTGCCTTCTTTAGCGGGAAACGCTTGGTACCAATTATGACAGCGGTTGCAATGTTAGTGGTGTCTGGCGTATTATTCTTTGTTTGGCCAGTCATCTATACCGCTTTAGTTTCATTTGGTAAAACCATTATTGATTTAGGTGCTGTGGGTGCAGGGCTTTATGGCTTCTTCAACCGACTGTTAATTCCAACTGGATTACACCATGCGTTAAACTCCGTATTCTGGTTTGACGTTGCCGGAATCAATGATATTGGGAACTTCTTATCAGGTAAAGGTGAAAAAGGTATTACAGGTATGTATCAAGCGGGCTTCTTCCCAGTTATGATGTTTGGGTTACCTGCAGCAGCATTAGCAATGGTTCATACCGCAAAAACAAAAAAGAGAAAACAAATCGCATCGTTAATGTTGGCAGCAGGCTTTGCTTCCTTCTTGACAGGGGTTACTGAACCAATCGAGTTTGCGTTCATGTTCTTAGCTCCAATGCTTTATCTTGTACATGCCGTTTTAACGGGTCTATCATTGGCGATTGCAGCGGCATTCCATTGGACTGCAGGATTTGCCTTTAGTGGTGGATTTATCGACTTTTTCTTAAGTTTACGAAATCCAATGGCAAATCAACCATATTGGCTAATTGTCCAAGGTTTAGTGTTTGCGGTGATTTACTACTTCTTATTCCGCTTTATCATTACCAAATTCGACTTAAAGACACCTGGTCGTGAAGATGATGATGAAGATGATGCTGAAGGAGTTTCAGTAGCAAAAGGCGAAAGCAAATTTGCTGCGATGGCAGCGCAAATTTATGAAGGCTTAGGCGGCGACGCAAACGTTGTGGCAGTTGATAATTGTGTAACACGTCTAAGAATGGAAGTAAAAGACATGAATGCAGTTGACCAAAAGAAGATTAAAGCGACAGGTGTACCAGGAATCAATATCGTTGGTCCACAAAGCATTCAAGTTATTGTCGGAACGAATGTCCAATTTGTTGCCGATGAAATTGTTAAAATCCGTAAGAAAAAATAGAGATGCAAAAACGCCTGGACTTTGAAGTATAGTCCAGGCGTTTTTATTACCTTTTTCTTAATCTTTCGATGTGAAGTGTTAGATATCCAAGTTCATGTTCAGGCAGGTTTATTGCATGATTTTGGGCAAGGTCGTTGGCGACATCTTTGGCGCAACTGTAGGCCAACGGGAATTTAGTTATAATCATTTTCAGCATTTCATCATCGATGGTATTGGGTTCCCTATTGCTAATCCTTGAGATTGCAAAACGAAGATGCGTCATTAAGCGCTGATAAGAAAGATCGTCCTCATCAATGTCAATATGTAAGTAATCCCTAATCGTTTGCACCATATCACCAATAATAGCTGTTTGTCGGAGTGTTTGCTTCATGTCCCCGCCCTTAAGGTTCGCGGTGTGAAGATGCAGGGCGATAAAGGCCGCTTCGTCGGGAGGCATTTTGATGCCAGTCTTCTTCTCAATATGTCTAAGTGCCCACATGCCGATATCAAATTCTTTTTTGTAAAGAATTTTTATTTCATGATACAGCTTATTTTTAAGATTAATTCCATCACGGACACGTTCAATGGCAAAGGATAAGTGGTCTGTGAGGGCAATGTGAATATGATCGTTTAATTTACCCCCGAGGGCTTCTTCCGCGTAGGTGATAATTTCCTCTGAAAGGGCAAAATGCTCTTCAGGTATTTGGAGGAGTAGCTGCTGGAATTTCTCATTTTCCTTCATGACAAAAAGTTTCTCTATTTTACTAGGGTTAACAATATCATTTTTCTTTTTCTGAAAGGCGATTCCTGCCCCAATGGCAATCTTTTCTTCATTATGATCTGTAACAACAACTGCATTGTTATTTAATATCTTTTTTATTTTCAAATTGAAACCACCTCCTTGATTTTTCTTCCAAACAGAGGATTAATGAGGTGGAATGATTTCATCTATCCGTAATCGGTACAAATCATTCATCTCTTATAGAACTTTCGTTATTATACCACCTTTTCCCTCTTTTCAAGTTGATAATCATGAAAATGAAGGGATATCATGGTTATAATGTCCTTTTTTAAAAAAATAGTTTAATCTAGAGTGGTATTGTTCTGTTTTAAATATACTAGAATAGGTGCAAATGATGAAAGAACATTATTATGATAAATTATTGAACATTAAAACAAAGGGCGGCCAGCATGATGGACCCCGCCCTTTTGCGAACAAGTTGTTGCACTACCATCCCTATGAACCGACCCCATATAGTGCGTTGGAGGAGTTATTTCACCATTACGAAGTGAAAAGCAGTGATCGGGTAGTTGATTTTGGCTGTGGGAAAGGGCGGTTGAATTTTTATCTCCATTATTTTTTCCATGCGGAAGTGGTTGGGGTGGAAATGAATGAGTCGCTCTATCAGGCCGCGATTGACAATCAGGGGAATTACGCAAGGAAGACGAAAAAGGAACGGGATCAAATACAGTTTCATTGCTGCTTGGCAGAAGAGTATGAGATCGATGCAAGGGACAATCGCTTTTATTTCTTTAATCCATTTTCCATTCAGGTGTTTAGGAAGATTGTAGACAATATCCTGCTGTCGGTGGAGAAGGTGGTTCGAGAAATTGAACTGGTGTTGTATTATCCGTCTGAGGATTATATTTACTTTTTAGAAAATCAGACATCGTTTGGGTTGAAGGGGGAAGTCCAACTGCCTCATCTATATGAACAGAATCCTAATGAGAGATTTTTAATTTATCGTTTAGACTTTTAATGGAGGGCGGAGAATTTATGTACCACCGATTATGGAGCATAGTAAATATATTGTTAATAGTAGTTTCAATTGTGTATATATGGTTTTTCCGTCCACATGATAGTTCGTTGGTTGTTGCTGGGCAGGTGTTGGCACAGGTTGCGGTCATTCTCTTTTTCATCAATATAAATATGTATTTTATCTTTTTAGTGATACGAAAGACCTCTGTGCGGAAAGTGAAGATTCGACTCGCGAAATTTTCGCGTTATTTAATGAAGTGGCATATTAAGATCGCTCTACTTGGGGCAACAGTCATTATCGGACATGCGCTGATTAACTTTTACGAATTGGGACCGTTGATTGGCTATGGTCATTTAAAGATATGGAGCGGCTACCTTGCCATTTCGTTGCTGGGTATCACATTAGTAGCAGGATACCTGCGGCACAAAAAAGCTTCTGGCCTTCGCCGCAAATTCCACCTGATATCGGCCATGGCATTCCTCGCCGCATTCCTCTTACACATGTTTGTGAGTATATAACAGTGGCAATAGTGGATAGGGTGACAGGCACCATTAACACTACACCAAAAGGGAGAAGGTTATGGGCGTGAGTAATGAGGGAATGGTTGTAAGTAAACGGATTGATACGCTGGATTATTTGCGGGGGTTTGCTCTGATGGGAATTATTCTGGTGAATATCATCCCATTGCTTTCTGTGAAGCCGCCTTCGTCCCACACGCTAGATGCTTCTTACTGGAGGTTTTTATATTTATTTGTGGAGGGGCGCTTTTATACGATTTTCACCTTCTTGTTTGGGGTTGGCTTTTATATGTTTATTACACGAGCGAACGCAAAGGGAAGGAACGGTCATGTTTTGTTTCTGAGGCGAATCGCCGTGTTATTTATTATCGGCTTGATCCATGTCCGATTCCATCCGGGTGAAGCGTTAACGGTTTATGCCGTGTGCGGGTTGTTTCTTTTGCCTTTCTATAATGCTAATAAGATAGTGAATCTTGTGTTTGGAACTGCCATGCTTATCGTTTTAGGAATCTTTTCATTTAAATTATTTATGGTTTTTCCGCTGATGTTATTGGGGATTTCAGCAGGGCAATTTCATGTGTTTGAGCGGCTTTCTCAAAACCGTAAAAATATAGTTCTTTTCACACCTATTATGCTTGTTTTAAGTATTATTGGCCTTATCTATCAATACCAATACGCTCCGGTTTCATTTGGTTATGGTTCGGAAGCAGCTGTTAAAGGGACACAACATTTCCTTAACATTGGCATTTCAATTGGACCAATTGTTTCGGCGTTTTATGTGGGGCTCCTAGTTTTATTGGTCCAATCTCCATTTGTCCAAAAGGTATTATCTCCGTTGAAAAGCTACGGACGAATGGCGTTGACCAACTATATTTCGCAAACAGCCCTCATCTATCTGGCTGGTAATGTGCTGAACCTATTCAACCATATTACCTACCTGCAAACCTTTTTCCTTTGTATAGTGATCTACACGGTCCAGTTTATTTTCTCTGTCATCTGGCTGCGTTACTTTACGTATGGTCCATTGGAATGGATTTGGCGAGTGGTGACCTACTTGGAAAGACCACCGCTTAGAAAACCAATAAAAGAATATAACTAATGTCATAAGCTTATAAAGGGTGACAGGCACCATTTTGAAAATACTTCTTTTCTTTAATGAAAAATTCTGTAAAATGGAGATTGATAGAATTTTAGATGTGTTTGGGGCGATCTCTATGGTGAAGTGTTTCCCGATTTTTGGAGAAGAAAAGGAATCGGTTGTCTATAATCCTGATGAATTAATGGACCTTTTTCTTAATAGTACGGCAGATGGAATTTGTATTGTTGATATGGAGAATCGGTTTATTCGAATAAATCCTATGTATACAAAGATTTTTGGTTATATAGAAGAGGATGTTTTAGGGAGAACATTCGAAGAATTTCCCAATCCTGACACTGTTAAAGAAATAATGGCGGCAGTCAAACGTGGCGAAGCCTTTCATAATATGAACGCACAACGCAAACATAAAGACGGTACCATTCTTGATGTTGCTGTTTCCTATTCTCCTTTTCGAAATTTAAAGGGTGAAATCATTGCCATTATCGCCGTTTATCGTGATATTACTGAGCGGTTAAATATGGAAAGAGAATTGAAAAGAACGCGTGAATTGTATCGATTAATTACCGAAAATACAGCAGATATGATTAAGCTTTATTCAAAGGATAAGAAAATTGTCTATGCATCACCCTCACATGAAAAAGGGATTGGGTTTACACCGGAGCAACTGATCGGCAAAAAAGCATATGATCTTATTTTACCGGAGGAAATAGAGTATTTTGATACTATTTGTAAGGAAATATCTGAAACAGGTGAGCCCCGGCTATTTCAGATAAAAATAAAAACAGGCACTAATGATGTAATCGATTCTGAGACCACCATTTCCCCCATTCATAATGAGCAGGGGGAGATTGAATCCTTTGTTACAGTTGGTCGGAATATTACGGACAGGATAAAAAACGATGATGCGCTCCGTAATTTAGACCGCCTTTCTATCACAGGTCAATTAGCCGCCGGAGTAGCGCATGAAATTCGTAACCCATTGACTTCCTTAAAGGGGTTTTCGAAACTATTAAAGGGGACAACCAATAAGGAAAAGCAAGAGGACTATTTATCGATTATCATGAATGAACTTGATCGAATCGATATGATTGTCAACGAATTTATGTCCCTTGCCAAACCACAAGCGATTCAATTTGAGCGGGAAAGTCTACATACCATTCTTGAGAGCACGGTTAAAATTCTCCATCCACAAGCATTGCTGCATAATGTGCAAATCATAAATCGTTACCATACAAATGAGATTGATTTACTTTGTATTCCGCACCAATTGAAACAAGTTTTTGTTAACTTTTTGAAAAACGCCATTGAATCGATGCAGTTCGGCGGGACTGTACATATCGATGTGCAAAAGGTGGGGGAGAAGAGAGTCCAAATCGGATTTACCGATGAAGGTATTGGCATCGATACCGAGGTTATGGGCTATTTGGGGACACCGTTCTACACGACCAAGGATAAAGGAATTGGACTTGGCCTAACGGTCAGTAACAAAATCATCCAAGAACATAACGGCACCATGAAAATCGAAAGCCAGCTCGGTAAAGGTACCACCGTAAAGGTAGAATTGAACTATATCTAATATGGTTATCGTAGCAAGGGTGTCAGGCACCACGAAAGTGGTGCCTGACACCCTTTAATGCGCTTATTTGGTGTACCGGTTCGCGTAGCTTGAGGCGACGAAGGCGTTGGGTTTGATTTTTGGTTCTACTCCCATGGATTCCATGCGGGTGACCATTTCTTTGACGAATTCACTTGTTTTATTTCGTTTGCCTGCGCCTATATCGATATGCCCTTCCATTGTAAACGTCGCCCCTTGGTATAAATGAGGGAGGACGACCGCAATCAATTCATTTTTCCTTTCCTCCGTAAACATCGAGACGATTTCCTCGGTTAATGAGAGTTCTAAAGAAATCCGCTCGTGTAAATGCATCATTTTCCTTGGAACCTTCATCTTTGAAATGCATGCCCACACACCATTTCCCTTATTTTGAATGACAATGCCCGTGATAAAAAGGGTATATGATTTATGCACTTGTGAATCTGTTCCCACCATTAGGCGAAAATTCCCTTTCGGATCACTTTTCATAAATGTAACAATTCGTTCAAAAACCTGTTCGAACGGCAAATCATTCTCTTGAAGATTTTGAAACGAATGATGATAAGCCGGGGGATTCTTCATAATTATGCACCACATCTTTCCCTTCGAATTAGTCGTAATTCTTATTCCTATCTTATGGAAAGTGGTTTATTGTCGTGCAACCTTCAAGGGCATTAGCTCCGCTCAAAAACAATTATTTGCCTAACAATATTTGTGCCAGTCCATCATTTAATAAAGAAACGAACTTTATATTGATTGGAATGATGGGGAATGGCAAAAAGAAACCGAGGAAAGACGATCAGCTATCTTCCTGCAAATGGACGTGGGACATGCCCGCTGTGCGAAAGAACTGGAGTAAAACTCCTGTATCCACATAAGACAGAGACAAACCAAACCATCAAAGTCTGCAAAAACTGCCGCCATAAATAAAAAGGATTGGGCGATTTTCTTTCTTCGCCCAATCCTTTCTATGTTTTTAACTGAAACAGGTTATGATTTTTTCTTTGAGACTCTGACAACGTTGAGGATACTTGCTGCTAAACCGCCCCAGATGATGACCATTCCGATTCCCATCATTGTTAATGCGCTGGCTGACATGTTAAGCAACCTCCTTTTTTTCAGACGTTTTCTCTGAAGAATTCCAACCTTTTATGGATAGTAGGATGGCGATAACGATGGTCGCCGCGACTACGAACAATCCGGCATAAAGAATAAGGGATGTCGGGTAACTTTCGTAATTTTGCTTTACGTTCTGGCGGATGTTGTCAAACATCATGTAACCAAGCACGAGCGGCGTTACGAAACTGATGCACACCTTCCACCATGAACCAATCCGTATATCAGAAACCTCATTTGTATGCGACTGCAAACCGTTTAATTCCTTAAAGAACCAAGCAATTAATAGTACTTCTACTAAGCCTGCTAAAACAACACCAAAGTTATTAATGAAATAATCGACCACATCAAGTAAATAAAGTCCGCCGTTTGTGGCAAAGAGTAATGAGATAACAGTAGCGACA belongs to Neobacillus sp. OS1-2 and includes:
- a CDS encoding Gfo/Idh/MocA family oxidoreductase translates to MLKIGVIGLGDIAQKAYLPVYSKIKDVEFHFYTRNQEKLRSIGSQYRFDHLHSSLESLIESGIKGAFIHSSTSTHEEIAHQLLQHNIHVFVDKPITDQYEGTKRLVDLAEEKGLTLMTGFNRRYAPTYMKLKEVKDANMVIIQKNRKGQPGEPRTFIYDDFIHVVDTMRYLFPHPIENLIVNGRMEGDKLYHVVVQFISGGATAIGIMNRDNGTNEEMAEVMGPLEKRTVSNVSKLVISKDMEAIEVRSSDWEPTLFRRGFEQMITDFIGAVGTNNKPRFSSFDALETHEICEKIISKLTRVVEV
- a CDS encoding PTS glucose transporter subunit IIA — protein: MRFNFFKKEAVDFYTPVNGKILSLEEVPDPVFSQKMMGDGMAVLPTNGDILSPAKGTVILVAATKHAIGIHAEDGSEILIHVGLETVELDGKGFNVAVKEGDKVSAGQLLIEVDWEYISTNAKSTITPIVITNSQDGKKQYVFTEEKEGTAGKTVLFTASAK
- the nagE gene encoding N-acetylglucosamine-specific PTS transporter subunit IIBC, producing MKKYFQKLGSSLMLPVAILPAAALLLGIGYWIDPTGWGADSPLAAFLIKAGGSIIDNIPILFAVGVALGMAKEKDGSAALSGLVAYLVVTTLLSTGSVALLEGIDAAKVDPAFAKIGNAFIGILSGIVASMMYNRFSHVKLPDAFAFFSGKRLVPIMTAVAMLVVSGVLFFVWPVIYTALVSFGKTIIDLGAVGAGLYGFFNRLLIPTGLHHALNSVFWFDVAGINDIGNFLSGKGEKGITGMYQAGFFPVMMFGLPAAALAMVHTAKTKKRKQIASLMLAAGFASFLTGVTEPIEFAFMFLAPMLYLVHAVLTGLSLAIAAAFHWTAGFAFSGGFIDFFLSLRNPMANQPYWLIVQGLVFAVIYYFLFRFIITKFDLKTPGREDDDEDDAEGVSVAKGESKFAAMAAQIYEGLGGDANVVAVDNCVTRLRMEVKDMNAVDQKKIKATGVPGINIVGPQSIQVIVGTNVQFVADEIVKIRKKK
- a CDS encoding PRD domain-containing protein, with amino-acid sequence MKIKKILNNNAVVVTDHNEEKIAIGAGIAFQKKKNDIVNPSKIEKLFVMKENEKFQQLLLQIPEEHFALSEEIITYAEEALGGKLNDHIHIALTDHLSFAIERVRDGINLKNKLYHEIKILYKKEFDIGMWALRHIEKKTGIKMPPDEAAFIALHLHTANLKGGDMKQTLRQTAIIGDMVQTIRDYLHIDIDEDDLSYQRLMTHLRFAISRISNREPNTIDDEMLKMIITKFPLAYSCAKDVANDLAQNHAINLPEHELGYLTLHIERLRKR
- a CDS encoding methyltransferase — its product is MKEHYYDKLLNIKTKGGQHDGPRPFANKLLHYHPYEPTPYSALEELFHHYEVKSSDRVVDFGCGKGRLNFYLHYFFHAEVVGVEMNESLYQAAIDNQGNYARKTKKERDQIQFHCCLAEEYEIDARDNRFYFFNPFSIQVFRKIVDNILLSVEKVVREIELVLYYPSEDYIYFLENQTSFGLKGEVQLPHLYEQNPNERFLIYRLDF
- a CDS encoding DUF418 domain-containing protein, whose protein sequence is MGVSNEGMVVSKRIDTLDYLRGFALMGIILVNIIPLLSVKPPSSHTLDASYWRFLYLFVEGRFYTIFTFLFGVGFYMFITRANAKGRNGHVLFLRRIAVLFIIGLIHVRFHPGEALTVYAVCGLFLLPFYNANKIVNLVFGTAMLIVLGIFSFKLFMVFPLMLLGISAGQFHVFERLSQNRKNIVLFTPIMLVLSIIGLIYQYQYAPVSFGYGSEAAVKGTQHFLNIGISIGPIVSAFYVGLLVLLVQSPFVQKVLSPLKSYGRMALTNYISQTALIYLAGNVLNLFNHITYLQTFFLCIVIYTVQFIFSVIWLRYFTYGPLEWIWRVVTYLERPPLRKPIKEYN
- a CDS encoding PAS domain S-box protein — encoded protein: MVKCFPIFGEEKESVVYNPDELMDLFLNSTADGICIVDMENRFIRINPMYTKIFGYIEEDVLGRTFEEFPNPDTVKEIMAAVKRGEAFHNMNAQRKHKDGTILDVAVSYSPFRNLKGEIIAIIAVYRDITERLNMERELKRTRELYRLITENTADMIKLYSKDKKIVYASPSHEKGIGFTPEQLIGKKAYDLILPEEIEYFDTICKEISETGEPRLFQIKIKTGTNDVIDSETTISPIHNEQGEIESFVTVGRNITDRIKNDDALRNLDRLSITGQLAAGVAHEIRNPLTSLKGFSKLLKGTTNKEKQEDYLSIIMNELDRIDMIVNEFMSLAKPQAIQFERESLHTILESTVKILHPQALLHNVQIINRYHTNEIDLLCIPHQLKQVFVNFLKNAIESMQFGGTVHIDVQKVGEKRVQIGFTDEGIGIDTEVMGYLGTPFYTTKDKGIGLGLTVSNKIIQEHNGTMKIESQLGKGTTVKVELNYI
- a CDS encoding ribonuclease H-like YkuK family protein — encoded protein: MKNPPAYHHSFQNLQENDLPFEQVFERIVTFMKSDPKGNFRLMVGTDSQVHKSYTLFITGIVIQNKGNGVWACISKMKVPRKMMHLHERISLELSLTEEIVSMFTEERKNELIAVVLPHLYQGATFTMEGHIDIGAGKRNKTSEFVKEMVTRMESMGVEPKIKPNAFVASSYANRYTK
- a CDS encoding methionine/alanine import family NSS transporter small subunit, yielding MSASALTMMGIGMVIIWGGLAASILNVVRVSKKKS